In one window of Bizionia sp. M204 DNA:
- a CDS encoding LysE family translocator: MTDDILAAIPFGILLSFTIGPVFFVLLETSATKGIKSALIFDFGVILADILFIVVAYYSTTKLLDKIKDDPNFLIFGGVLLAVYGFISFTKTAKSFRDIVREFHTVELKKNFGKLFIKGFLLNFINIGVLLGWLGFIVIGNSLTETEQGLFVFLGTILVVYFIVDLLKILAAKTLKNKLTPRRIFKTKKIVSLVIMGFGILLLLQGFFPKEKERLKHKLDNIEIFKSE; this comes from the coding sequence ATGACTGACGATATTTTAGCAGCTATTCCTTTCGGAATACTATTATCTTTTACCATTGGCCCTGTGTTTTTTGTTCTTCTAGAAACCAGTGCTACTAAAGGTATTAAAAGTGCTTTAATATTTGATTTTGGTGTTATTCTAGCTGATATTTTATTTATAGTGGTAGCATATTACAGTACCACTAAACTTCTTGATAAAATTAAAGACGATCCAAACTTCCTCATTTTTGGAGGTGTTTTGTTGGCTGTCTACGGTTTTATATCCTTTACAAAAACCGCCAAATCCTTTCGGGATATTGTGCGCGAATTTCATACAGTTGAATTAAAAAAGAACTTCGGAAAGCTCTTTATTAAAGGGTTTTTACTCAATTTTATCAATATTGGTGTATTATTGGGTTGGTTAGGTTTTATTGTAATAGGGAACTCGCTAACAGAAACCGAACAAGGTTTATTTGTGTTTTTAGGAACTATTTTGGTTGTTTATTTTATTGTGGATTTACTTAAAATATTGGCGGCAAAAACGCTTAAAAACAAACTCACACCCAGACGCATTTTTAAAACAAAGAAGATTGTATCGCTAGTCATTATGGGTTTTGGTATTTTACTGCTTCTACAGGGGTTTTTTCCGAAAGAAAAAGAACGTTTAAAGCATAAGCTTGATAATATTGAAATTTTTAAGTCGGAATAG
- a CDS encoding head GIN domain-containing protein has translation MKKFLFALVLIVSTTQISPAQTEKMLGDFNELKVYDRIEVALIKSDENKIIITGKNTEDVVIVNKNGKLKVKMSLEKLFDGDETTVELYYKQIDLIDVNEGAFVGSNEVFNQFEIELNAQEGGSIKLMVQDITFLEVKATTGGVIRVSGHTKNQDIDVSTGGSFLGKELESETAKVVIRAAGEVHVKASEKVEAKVRAGGSVYIYGNPKLVEENTVFGGKIIRKD, from the coding sequence ATGAAAAAATTTCTTTTTGCACTCGTTCTAATCGTATCAACAACCCAAATAAGTCCAGCACAAACTGAAAAAATGCTAGGCGATTTTAATGAACTTAAAGTTTACGATAGGATAGAAGTCGCCTTAATAAAATCGGATGAAAATAAAATTATCATCACAGGAAAAAATACGGAAGATGTTGTTATTGTTAACAAAAATGGTAAACTAAAAGTGAAAATGTCTCTAGAAAAACTGTTTGATGGAGACGAAACAACTGTTGAATTATACTACAAACAAATTGATTTAATTGATGTAAATGAAGGTGCCTTTGTAGGTTCTAATGAGGTTTTTAACCAGTTTGAAATTGAATTAAATGCGCAAGAAGGTGGCAGCATAAAACTCATGGTTCAAGATATTACCTTTCTAGAAGTTAAAGCCACAACGGGTGGTGTTATACGCGTTAGTGGACACACTAAAAATCAGGATATCGATGTATCAACAGGTGGTTCTTTTCTTGGAAAGGAATTAGAAAGTGAAACAGCAAAAGTGGTTATCCGAGCGGCTGGTGAAGTTCATGTTAAAGCGTCTGAAAAAGTAGAGGCCAAAGTACGTGCTGGAGGTAGCGTGTATATATATGGAAATCCAAAATTGGTTGAAGAAAATACTGTTTTTGGCGGAAAAATAATTCGTAAGGATTAA
- the rnr gene encoding ribonuclease R — protein MTKKKHRKPSNNKISNLTNTILSILKKDRNQSFNYKQIAAKIGVNDASSRNQIIKKLQQLKAKQEIEEVERGKFKAIISTEYHTGRVDMASRGAGYIISDDFEDDVYIASNNMNKALHGDEVEFYAYKRLKGGKREGEITQIIKRAKTEYVGVIQLNKNYAFVVVDSNKMYTDIFVPINKTMKAKDGDKVLVSLEEWPEKADSPNGKVIEVLGRPGEHNTEIHAILAEYGLPLEFPKEVDDFANKIDTSITKEEIAKRRDMREDLTFTIDPKDAKDFDDALSFKVLDNGLYEIGIHIADVSHYLQPGTILDDEAYERATSVYLVDRVVPMLPEVLSNNACSLRPNEEKYTFSAVFKMNDKAEVVHEWFGRTVTYSDARFAYEEAQAIIEHNDAMSADDVSNNPKKIDTTIPADVAISGKEYQTTLEIAQAVLKMDAFAKKMRSKRMRSGAISFDKVEVKFNLDQDANPVGVFFKTSKDANKMIEEFMLLANRKVSEFVGKQKKNFIYRVHDEPDDSKLAALQNVVSRFGYKLNFKDKKTTASSLNNLLSSVNGKKEQNLVDTLTIRTMSKAEYTTHNIGHYGLAFDYYSHFTSPIRRYPDVMAHRLLQLYLDGQPSANADIYEDKCNHSSNMENLATKAERDSIKYMQIRFMEDHKDENFVGVISGVTDWGIYIEIIENKCEGMVSVRDMKDDHYQFDEDHYALIGKNSKTMYQLGDEVVVKVKNTDLVKKHLDFYLIGKHQE, from the coding sequence ATGACAAAAAAGAAACACAGGAAACCTTCAAATAATAAGATTTCCAATTTGACAAATACAATCTTAAGTATATTAAAAAAAGACAGAAACCAATCCTTTAACTATAAACAAATTGCTGCTAAAATTGGCGTTAACGATGCTAGTAGCCGCAATCAGATTATAAAAAAACTTCAACAACTTAAAGCAAAACAAGAGATTGAAGAAGTAGAACGTGGAAAATTTAAAGCCATAATTTCTACTGAGTACCATACTGGTCGTGTGGATATGGCATCCAGAGGTGCTGGTTATATTATTTCAGACGATTTTGAAGATGATGTATACATTGCTTCAAACAATATGAATAAAGCCCTTCATGGCGATGAGGTGGAATTCTACGCGTATAAACGATTAAAAGGTGGTAAGCGTGAAGGCGAAATTACCCAAATTATAAAACGGGCTAAAACGGAATATGTTGGTGTTATTCAACTGAATAAAAACTACGCCTTTGTGGTAGTTGATAGTAACAAAATGTACACAGATATTTTTGTACCAATCAACAAAACCATGAAAGCTAAAGATGGCGATAAAGTATTAGTTTCATTAGAAGAATGGCCAGAAAAAGCCGATTCTCCTAACGGAAAAGTTATAGAAGTTTTAGGAAGACCAGGTGAACACAATACCGAAATTCATGCTATTTTAGCGGAATATGGGTTGCCATTAGAATTTCCGAAAGAAGTAGATGATTTTGCTAATAAAATTGATACATCAATTACGAAAGAAGAAATTGCTAAACGTCGGGATATGCGTGAGGATTTAACCTTTACCATTGACCCAAAAGATGCCAAGGATTTTGATGATGCTCTATCATTTAAAGTGTTAGACAATGGACTTTATGAAATAGGAATTCACATTGCAGATGTGTCGCATTACTTACAACCTGGAACCATTTTAGATGATGAAGCTTATGAGCGTGCAACATCGGTTTATTTAGTAGATCGCGTGGTACCTATGTTACCAGAAGTACTATCAAATAATGCCTGTTCATTACGTCCTAATGAAGAGAAATATACCTTTTCGGCTGTTTTTAAAATGAATGATAAAGCCGAAGTGGTACACGAATGGTTTGGTAGAACCGTTACTTATTCAGATGCACGTTTTGCTTACGAAGAAGCTCAAGCTATCATTGAGCATAATGACGCCATGAGCGCAGACGATGTATCCAATAATCCTAAAAAAATAGATACAACCATACCTGCAGATGTAGCCATCTCAGGAAAGGAATATCAAACAACGCTAGAAATAGCTCAAGCCGTTTTAAAAATGGATGCTTTTGCTAAAAAAATGCGTTCAAAACGGATGCGTTCAGGCGCTATTTCGTTTGATAAAGTGGAAGTAAAATTCAATTTGGATCAAGATGCAAATCCGGTTGGGGTATTCTTTAAAACATCAAAAGATGCCAACAAAATGATTGAAGAATTTATGTTATTAGCAAACCGAAAAGTTTCGGAATTTGTTGGTAAACAGAAAAAAAACTTCATTTATCGTGTTCATGATGAACCAGATGACAGTAAACTGGCCGCACTGCAAAATGTAGTAAGTCGTTTTGGTTATAAATTGAATTTCAAGGATAAAAAAACCACAGCATCATCTTTAAATAATTTATTAAGTAGTGTAAACGGTAAAAAAGAGCAGAACTTAGTTGATACCTTAACCATACGAACTATGAGTAAAGCCGAATATACCACACACAACATTGGTCATTACGGTTTAGCTTTTGATTATTACAGTCACTTTACATCACCAATTCGTCGGTATCCAGATGTTATGGCACACCGATTATTACAACTGTATTTAGATGGTCAACCATCTGCTAACGCGGATATTTATGAAGATAAATGTAACCATTCCAGCAATATGGAAAATTTAGCCACAAAAGCGGAACGTGACTCTATTAAATACATGCAAATTCGCTTTATGGAAGACCATAAAGATGAAAATTTTGTAGGTGTTATTTCAGGTGTAACCGATTGGGGAATTTATATAGAAATTATTGAAAATAAATGTGAAGGCATGGTGAGTGTTCGTGATATGAAAGACGATCATTACCAATTTGATGAAGATCATTATGCATTAATTGGAAAAAATTCTAAAACCATGTACCAATTGGGTGATGAGGTCGTTGTTAAAGTTAAAAATACAGATTTAGTTAAAAAACATTTAGATTTTTACCTAATAGGAAAACATCAGGAATAG
- a CDS encoding T9SS type A sorting domain-containing protein: MKKCYTYFLTTSLFLLFSPLVLAQYTSIPDAEFEQLLITESIDSEGILDGQVLSSDLTPVTTLDIGNSSITDLTGIQAFSSLITLEAINLNGLINLDVSGLASLESINLWLSITVNALNVTDCSNLKNLNIAFTRISTLDLSTNPLLETIDFERNMSLLDLDVSGKTNLTFLYGRESSIQTLNITGCSALSFININETTINSLDLSGNTAITSLGFYRTGLRTVNLANCTNLTSLDFTWNNYINSINLTNCTSVTDLSFRDSSTISELVTDDLINLESLTFLNSGVPSLDLRNNSNLTTLSFTDSNIAYLDIRNGNNTNLDLSIYYTNLNCISVDDVDYATNNWPDVVDDVVYSTDCSTLSLNEIQTESLKLYPNPSSEFLQISGLQQNVNYSILDFQGKQMQSGTLIPQENIPINSLQSGLYFLRIDSGTNFKFIKK; the protein is encoded by the coding sequence ATGAAAAAATGCTACACCTATTTTTTAACCACGTCTCTTTTTTTACTTTTTAGTCCATTGGTCCTGGCACAATATACCAGTATTCCAGATGCTGAATTTGAACAATTATTAATAACCGAATCTATTGATAGCGAAGGCATATTAGATGGTCAAGTTTTAAGTAGTGATTTAACTCCTGTAACAACTTTAGATATTGGAAACTCCTCGATTACGGACTTAACTGGTATTCAAGCTTTTTCCTCGCTTATAACTTTAGAAGCTATAAATTTAAATGGTTTAATCAATTTAGATGTTTCGGGATTAGCTAGTTTAGAAAGTATCAACCTCTGGTTATCTATTACCGTAAATGCATTAAATGTAACAGACTGTAGTAATTTAAAAAATTTGAATATTGCTTTTACGAGAATTTCCACATTAGATTTAAGCACTAATCCATTATTAGAAACAATAGATTTTGAGAGAAATATGTCATTATTAGATTTGGATGTAAGCGGAAAGACGAATCTTACTTTTTTATATGGAAGAGAATCTAGTATTCAAACATTAAATATTACGGGTTGTTCTGCTTTATCTTTTATTAATATTAATGAAACAACAATCAATTCATTAGATTTAAGTGGAAATACAGCTATTACCAGTTTAGGTTTTTATAGAACGGGTTTAAGAACTGTTAATTTAGCTAACTGTACTAATTTGACGTCTTTAGATTTTACTTGGAATAATTATATAAACAGTATAAATTTAACTAATTGTACGAGTGTTACTGATTTAAGTTTCAGAGACAGTTCTACTATATCGGAATTAGTCACGGATGATTTAATAAATTTAGAATCCTTAACATTCCTTAATTCAGGCGTTCCAAGTTTGGATTTACGTAATAACTCCAATTTAACGACATTAAGCTTTACTGATTCTAATATTGCATATCTTGATATAAGAAATGGAAATAACACCAATTTAGATTTATCTATTTACTATACCAATTTAAATTGTATTAGTGTAGACGATGTAGATTATGCAACCAACAATTGGCCCGATGTTGTAGATGATGTCGTTTACAGTACAGACTGCTCTACATTAAGTTTAAATGAAATTCAAACTGAATCTTTAAAATTATACCCTAATCCGAGTTCAGAATTTTTACAAATATCAGGTTTACAGCAAAATGTAAATTATAGTATTTTAGATTTTCAAGGCAAACAAATGCAATCTGGAACGCTTATACCTCAAGAAAATATTCCAATTAACTCATTACAATCAGGACTTTATTTTTTGAGAATAGATTCTGGTACCAACTTTAAATTCATTAAAAAATAA
- the rpiB gene encoding ribose 5-phosphate isomerase B, with product MKISIGNDHAGTDYKLAVVKHLEAQGHQVTNYGTNSNDSVDYPDYVHPVAKDVENKKADFGIIICGSGNGANMTANKHQGVRSALCWTKEITALARQHNDANILSIPARYTAVQQAIQMVDTFLETAFEGGRHQNRVDKIPTSC from the coding sequence ATGAAAATATCTATAGGAAACGATCACGCAGGAACCGATTATAAACTAGCTGTTGTAAAGCATTTAGAAGCACAAGGCCATCAGGTTACTAACTACGGAACCAATTCTAATGACAGTGTAGATTATCCAGATTATGTCCATCCCGTTGCTAAAGATGTTGAAAATAAAAAAGCTGATTTTGGAATTATTATCTGTGGCTCTGGAAATGGCGCTAACATGACAGCTAACAAACATCAAGGTGTAAGGTCAGCATTATGTTGGACCAAAGAAATTACAGCATTAGCCAGACAACATAACGATGCCAATATTTTAAGTATTCCAGCACGTTATACTGCAGTTCAGCAAGCCATACAAATGGTAGATACGTTTTTAGAAACGGCTTTTGAAGGTGGCAGACACCAAAATCGCGTAGATAAAATTCCAACATCTTGCTAG
- a CDS encoding cation diffusion facilitator family transporter → MGHAHAHNHQHPDLRGRNLLISIFLNILITIAQIIGGLVSGSLSLLSDALHNFSDVISLIISYVASKLSKQKASASRTFGFKRAEILAAFINASTLVIVAVILIIEAVKHFFDPQEIESSLVIWLSIVAILGNGFSVLLLKKDSKSNLNMRSAYLHLITDMLASVAVLIGGLLMKYYQLFWVDSVLTFLIAVYLIWVGWDLLKTSTKMIMLFTPDHINIQEVVKTVNQIPKVKKLHHVHIWNLSDDELHLEAHLDLYEDISITEFDSLLITIEQVLHDEFNINHVTIQPEYDKADPKEIIVQD, encoded by the coding sequence ATGGGTCACGCGCATGCACACAATCACCAACATCCTGATTTAAGAGGTAGAAATTTATTGATTTCTATTTTTCTAAACATCCTTATTACCATAGCCCAAATTATTGGTGGTTTGGTATCTGGAAGTTTATCATTGTTAAGTGATGCGCTGCATAATTTTAGCGATGTTATTTCATTAATTATTAGTTACGTCGCTTCCAAACTTTCCAAGCAAAAAGCCTCGGCAAGTAGAACATTTGGTTTTAAACGTGCCGAAATTTTAGCCGCTTTTATAAATGCATCTACACTGGTAATTGTAGCTGTCATTTTAATAATTGAAGCTGTAAAACACTTTTTTGATCCACAGGAAATTGAATCGTCTCTTGTAATTTGGTTATCTATTGTTGCTATTTTAGGCAATGGTTTTTCGGTGTTATTACTTAAAAAGGATTCCAAATCAAACCTTAATATGCGTTCGGCTTATTTGCATCTTATTACAGATATGCTGGCAAGTGTGGCCGTTTTAATTGGTGGATTATTAATGAAATATTACCAGTTATTCTGGGTAGATAGTGTATTAACTTTTTTAATTGCCGTGTATTTAATTTGGGTTGGTTGGGATTTATTAAAAACATCCACCAAAATGATTATGCTTTTTACACCAGATCATATCAACATTCAAGAGGTGGTAAAAACAGTTAATCAGATACCAAAAGTGAAAAAATTACACCATGTTCATATTTGGAATTTAAGTGATGATGAATTGCATTTGGAAGCACATTTAGATTTATATGAAGATATATCCATAACCGAATTTGATAGCTTGTTAATAACCATAGAACAAGTTTTGCATGACGAGTTTAATATTAATCATGTTACCATTCAACCGGAATATGATAAAGCCGACCCTAAAGAAATAATTGTCCAAGATTAA
- a CDS encoding GNAT family N-acetyltransferase, translated as MLEIKTKTFQELTRDELYQLLQLRSEVFVVEQDCVYQDIDGKDDKALHVLGFKNNKVVAYTRIFKPGFYFDEASIGRVVVKNSERKNQYGYAIMKASISAIKNIYNETTIKISAQTYLKTFYTNLGFQEVGKGYLEDGIPHIGMVKN; from the coding sequence ATGTTAGAAATTAAGACCAAAACATTTCAAGAATTAACACGTGATGAATTGTATCAATTACTGCAATTACGCAGTGAAGTATTTGTTGTAGAACAAGATTGTGTTTATCAAGATATTGATGGAAAAGATGATAAAGCTTTACATGTTTTAGGTTTTAAAAATAATAAAGTAGTTGCGTATACGCGTATTTTTAAACCTGGTTTTTATTTTGATGAAGCTAGTATTGGTCGTGTGGTGGTTAAAAATTCCGAACGCAAAAACCAATATGGGTACGCTATTATGAAAGCATCTATAAGTGCCATTAAAAACATCTATAACGAAACCACTATTAAAATTTCCGCACAAACGTATTTAAAAACATTCTATACTAATTTAGGATTTCAGGAAGTTGGCAAGGGGTATTTAGAAGATGGCATTCCGCATATTGGAATGGTTAAAAATTAA
- a CDS encoding OmpA family protein yields the protein MKTRIVILFFIGFNWLFSQEERRHIVFFETDEYVVLPTEESRLLLFLSEIESLDIEKISIYGFTDDTGSDSYNLKLSQYRANSIKTIFSNNEFDESKITNVDGKGEVLLKVLDEENVAKIRGLNRKVEIRVKPYSPPRTEAELVKPKKKDFSEAIKGDVKAGDKFLLENILFKTGYSYLLPESKKTLEKIAETLLERDDIYFTIQGHVCCTQNRRDAVDRATNKQNLSVTRAKYIYDYLARKGVDKKRMKYVGMRGRFPLGGEAKFDRRVEILLTYVGGKN from the coding sequence ATGAAAACAAGAATAGTCATCCTATTTTTTATTGGTTTCAACTGGCTTTTTTCGCAAGAAGAGCGCAGGCATATTGTGTTTTTTGAAACGGATGAATATGTGGTATTACCAACGGAAGAAAGTAGGTTGCTATTATTCCTTTCCGAAATAGAATCTCTAGATATTGAAAAAATTTCCATTTACGGTTTTACCGATGATACGGGGAGTGATTCTTATAATTTAAAACTCTCGCAATATCGAGCCAATTCTATTAAAACCATTTTTTCGAATAATGAGTTTGATGAATCTAAAATTACCAATGTAGATGGCAAAGGCGAAGTATTACTAAAAGTTTTAGATGAAGAAAATGTCGCCAAAATTCGTGGCTTAAACCGCAAAGTTGAAATTCGTGTAAAACCCTATTCGCCCCCAAGAACAGAAGCCGAATTAGTAAAACCTAAAAAAAAGGATTTTTCTGAAGCCATAAAAGGCGATGTAAAAGCTGGAGATAAATTTTTATTAGAAAATATTTTATTTAAAACAGGCTATAGTTATCTACTTCCGGAATCTAAAAAAACATTAGAAAAAATTGCTGAAACACTTTTAGAACGCGACGATATTTATTTTACCATTCAAGGTCATGTGTGTTGTACACAAAATCGTCGTGATGCTGTTGATAGAGCAACCAATAAGCAGAATTTATCGGTTACCAGAGCTAAATATATTTACGATTATTTAGCACGAAAAGGTGTGGATAAAAAGCGCATGAAATACGTAGGTATGCGTGGTAGATTTCCTTTAGGTGGTGAAGCAAAATTTGACAGACGTGTGGAAATATTATTGACTTATGTTGGCGGGAAAAATTAA
- a CDS encoding S41 family peptidase: MKKLLKKRILIPFFALTVFITGSAFQNDFFEIAKQIEIFTTLYKEINMNYVDETNPAELMDTAIKSMLKDLDPYTQFYNEQDVEAEKIRRTGDYTGIGANVRTMKDKLVIIEPYKDYPADKAGLKAGDEIIKIENTVIANYKDDAGDLLKGTNGSQVNVTYLRQGKEFTTKITRSEIEIDAVPHFSMVDDKTGYIVLNKFNNKASQQTGYALRDLKAQGAERVILDLRGNPGGLLLEAVNVVNLFIPKGQLVVTTKSKVKKYNREYYTQKEPIDTEIPLVVLINGGSASASEIVSGSLQDLDRAVIVGSRSFGKGLVQRPKPLSYGTQLKITISRYYTPSGRCIQALDYWHRDDNNNAVRIEKDNYNEFKTKNGRKVFDGGGVLPDETLNVIENSAITNAIQNDFLIFDYATDYYYKHPNLNVTDFELSNADFNDFKSYLNTNNFTYVTETEKALEEVLKSAEKEQLDDNIQKDYNTLISNLNNSKALAIDENKADLLTLLTDEIVKRYVYREGLYDYYKVHNLEIKKAANILSNPSTYNGYLK; encoded by the coding sequence ATGAAAAAATTACTTAAAAAGCGCATCCTTATCCCCTTTTTCGCGCTCACTGTTTTCATAACAGGTTCGGCTTTTCAAAACGATTTTTTTGAAATAGCAAAGCAAATTGAAATCTTCACCACCTTATATAAAGAAATTAATATGAATTATGTGGATGAAACCAATCCTGCTGAATTAATGGATACTGCCATTAAAAGCATGCTGAAAGATTTAGATCCTTATACCCAATTTTACAATGAACAAGATGTAGAAGCTGAAAAAATAAGACGTACTGGTGATTATACCGGAATTGGTGCCAATGTGCGCACCATGAAAGACAAACTAGTTATTATTGAACCATATAAAGATTATCCGGCAGATAAAGCCGGTTTAAAAGCTGGTGATGAAATTATAAAAATAGAAAACACCGTCATTGCCAATTATAAAGATGACGCTGGCGATTTGCTAAAAGGCACCAACGGTTCTCAAGTAAATGTTACCTACTTACGTCAAGGCAAGGAGTTTACTACAAAAATTACCCGGTCGGAAATTGAAATTGATGCGGTTCCTCATTTTTCTATGGTGGATGATAAAACAGGCTATATTGTTTTAAATAAATTTAATAATAAAGCCTCCCAACAAACAGGTTATGCCTTGCGTGATTTAAAAGCACAAGGTGCCGAACGTGTTATTTTAGATTTACGTGGCAATCCTGGCGGTTTATTATTGGAAGCTGTAAATGTGGTAAATCTATTTATCCCTAAAGGGCAATTGGTTGTAACAACTAAATCTAAAGTCAAAAAATATAATCGTGAATATTACACCCAAAAAGAGCCAATTGATACGGAAATTCCATTAGTGGTTCTTATTAATGGGGGAAGCGCATCAGCTAGTGAGATTGTTTCAGGTTCCTTACAAGATTTAGATCGTGCTGTAATTGTGGGTTCTAGAAGTTTTGGAAAAGGCCTTGTACAACGACCAAAGCCCTTGTCTTATGGTACACAACTTAAAATTACCATTTCGCGTTATTACACGCCTTCTGGGCGTTGTATTCAAGCATTAGATTATTGGCATCGTGATGATAATAACAATGCTGTACGTATCGAAAAAGATAATTACAACGAGTTTAAAACTAAAAACGGCCGTAAGGTTTTTGATGGTGGTGGTGTTTTACCGGATGAAACCTTAAATGTTATTGAAAATTCCGCCATTACAAATGCTATTCAAAACGACTTTTTAATATTCGATTATGCAACGGATTATTATTACAAGCATCCAAATTTGAATGTTACTGATTTTGAATTATCCAACGCGGATTTTAATGATTTTAAAAGCTATTTAAACACGAATAATTTCACCTATGTTACCGAAACCGAAAAAGCCTTGGAAGAGGTCTTAAAAAGTGCTGAAAAGGAACAACTAGATGATAACATTCAAAAAGATTATAACACATTAATTAGTAATTTAAATAACTCCAAAGCACTTGCTATTGATGAGAATAAAGCAGATTTATTAACCCTTTTAACAGATGAAATTGTTAAGCGATACGTGTATCGTGAAGGTTTGTATGATTATTATAAAGTTCATAATTTAGAAATTAAAAAAGCAGCCAATATATTATCGAATCCAAGTACTTATAATGGTTATTTAAAATAA
- the rnpA gene encoding ribonuclease P protein component, giving the protein MDRTYNKHEKLKSKKLIDKLFTKGQSVSAYPFRMVYMETSPDDADTPIKTGVSVSKKYFKKAVDRIRIKRLMREAYRLNKTTYFNNITTSYAFMILYIGSSKPTYIQVEQSMNKLFKKFTNTTFKETSNEKIT; this is encoded by the coding sequence ATGGATAGAACCTACAACAAACACGAAAAATTAAAAAGTAAAAAACTGATAGATAAACTCTTTACCAAAGGGCAATCGGTTTCTGCGTATCCATTTCGTATGGTTTATATGGAAACTTCGCCCGATGATGCAGATACTCCAATAAAAACAGGCGTTTCCGTATCCAAAAAATACTTTAAAAAAGCAGTGGATAGGATCCGCATTAAACGCTTGATGCGTGAAGCATATAGATTAAACAAAACCACATATTTTAACAACATTACAACATCTTATGCGTTTATGATTTTGTACATTGGTAGCAGTAAACCAACGTATATTCAGGTGGAGCAGTCCATGAATAAACTATTTAAAAAGTTTACAAACACCACGTTTAAAGAAACTAGCAATGAAAAAATTACTTAA